Proteins encoded together in one Nostoc sp. PCC 7524 window:
- a CDS encoding substrate-binding domain-containing protein yields MKSKKTKFNRKNQVFTSVAIILATLGLTYAPIPGLQQTVVVVSGTELQEPLQKLEAKFEQENPNIKLELKFQGSQEMVNNYVDQKNDFKAAVLIPANGEILAELSDRLRATNNTNPFYDSPTPIAKTLLVAIAWPQRGKVLFPDGRFQWQKVEQAMQASNWGKVGGANDWGSFDFVTTDPTRSNSGQVTLNLWTQAKLGANINQNSFNNPSVQSLFGLVKKSVYQPPRSTDILLQEFIARGPNDADVATVYESIALYRWQQSTANQGKPYQIYYLNPTSESIATAAIVRRDVDNSTANAARKFLEFLTQPAQQEILVQYGFRPVNNAVDLKTVPNSPWTQNIPGAEVKPTVQTIPPPNTQIIREIQRVWERAN; encoded by the coding sequence ATGAAATCCAAAAAAACTAAATTTAACCGTAAAAATCAAGTTTTTACCTCTGTCGCGATTATCCTAGCCACATTAGGTTTAACTTACGCCCCAATTCCTGGTTTACAGCAAACTGTGGTAGTTGTTAGTGGTACAGAACTACAAGAACCACTGCAAAAATTAGAAGCAAAATTTGAGCAGGAAAACCCGAATATTAAATTGGAACTCAAATTTCAGGGTTCTCAAGAGATGGTTAACAATTATGTTGACCAGAAGAATGATTTTAAAGCTGCGGTGTTAATTCCTGCCAATGGAGAAATTTTAGCAGAATTGAGCGATCGCTTACGAGCCACCAACAACACCAACCCGTTTTATGATTCTCCCACACCCATCGCTAAAACCCTACTCGTAGCCATTGCCTGGCCACAACGAGGTAAAGTCCTGTTCCCAGATGGACGTTTCCAATGGCAAAAAGTTGAACAAGCAATGCAAGCTAGTAATTGGGGAAAAGTCGGTGGTGCTAATGACTGGGGTAGCTTTGATTTTGTCACCACAGACCCCACTCGTTCTAATAGTGGTCAGGTAACGCTGAACCTGTGGACACAAGCAAAATTAGGTGCAAACATCAACCAAAATAGTTTTAATAACCCATCTGTGCAATCGTTGTTTGGGTTAGTGAAAAAATCAGTTTATCAGCCACCCCGGTCTACAGATATTCTCCTACAAGAATTTATTGCTAGAGGTCCCAACGATGCAGATGTGGCTACAGTATATGAAAGTATAGCCCTCTATCGTTGGCAACAGTCAACTGCTAATCAAGGTAAACCTTACCAAATCTACTATTTAAATCCTACAAGTGAATCTATTGCTACAGCCGCAATTGTCCGCCGGGATGTTGATAATTCAACAGCAAATGCAGCTAGGAAGTTTTTAGAGTTTCTGACACAACCTGCACAGCAAGAAATCCTAGTTCAGTATGGTTTCCGTCCGGTGAATAATGCGGTTGATTTAAAAACTGTACCGAATAGTCCCTGGACTCAAAATATCCCTGGGGCAGAAGTTAAACCCACTGTCCAAACCATACCACCACCAAACACTCAGATAATTAGAGAAATTCAGCGTGTTTGGGAAAGAGCAAATTAA